DNA from Streptomyces sp. NBC_00536:
GGCGGACGAGGTAGCCGCCTTGCAGCACCTCATCCAGCTCCAGGCCCTCAGCCGGGTCGAGTGCATCGTTGACGAGCTGCTTGGCGGCGCCGTTGATGACGGCCTGCGCCAGTCGGCCCGGCAGCCCGGTGACGGAGAGCTCGTACGCGCGGCCGGGGCGCAGGGCCAGGCCCGCGCTGTACGCGAAGGGCGGCTTCGGCCCGGTGGCGTCGAAGACGTGGTGGACGGTGTGCTGCGGGGTGATGGCGCTGGTCACGCTCACGGTGAGGGTCCTTCTCGGGATGGGGGAGCGGTCAGGGGGTAAGACAGCCGGCCCGCTGGCTTACCGTCCACGACTGCGCGGCGCCATGAC
Protein-coding regions in this window:
- a CDS encoding DUF4262 domain-containing protein — its product is MSVTSAITPQHTVHHVFDATGPKPPFAYSAGLALRPGRAYELSVTGLPGRLAQAVINGAAKQLVNDALDPAEGLELDEVLQGGYLVRLRRAEDTSDCPYARVLGGADVPMWQILIPDKWGFYPGDSRYSDDPDAQPLM